The following are from one region of the Terriglobales bacterium genome:
- the rseP gene encoding RIP metalloprotease RseP, translating into MQSLTNFLVSTAYAVVAVAFVLGVMILVHEFGHYAVAKLCGVRVDVFSLGFGKRLFGFRRGDTDYRVSALPLGGYVKMAGENPMDARTGDPGEFVSHPRWQRLLIAVAGPMMNILLAVGIVTGVFMFHYSHDWYLDQPTQVGWVEENSPAAKAGLKPGDMITQIDGVSNPLWEDTKAKITISPQQALPITLKRGDQTISTTLTPDIYGPSRAGEAGLEPAAGITVEAMEENMPAYKAGIRKGDEILAINGTALHSIGELTHYLQQDKGKPVEMTVLHDGKPNKYQMTPVLAPNGEGAQRYRIGFSPGVRQHIDRLTFVQALNRSIETNKKYAFLLVELVEKMVQRKVSVKMMSGPIDIAKVSGEAAREPGWTPLLLLMAGISLNLGIFNLFPIPILDGGVILLLLIEGLMRRDISLHIKERIYQAAFVFLVLFAAMVIFNDITKTLPGLSKLLP; encoded by the coding sequence GCCACTATGCTGTAGCGAAGCTGTGCGGCGTTCGCGTTGACGTGTTCTCCCTGGGATTCGGGAAGCGCTTGTTCGGCTTCCGGCGCGGCGATACCGATTATCGGGTTAGCGCTCTACCGTTAGGGGGCTACGTCAAGATGGCCGGCGAGAATCCGATGGACGCTCGCACGGGAGATCCGGGCGAATTTGTCTCGCATCCGCGCTGGCAAAGGCTGCTGATTGCCGTAGCTGGCCCCATGATGAACATTCTTTTAGCGGTCGGAATCGTGACTGGCGTGTTCATGTTTCACTACTCGCACGACTGGTATCTCGACCAGCCAACACAGGTCGGATGGGTAGAGGAGAACTCTCCTGCTGCAAAGGCAGGCCTGAAGCCGGGCGATATGATCACGCAGATCGACGGCGTCTCGAACCCTCTGTGGGAAGACACCAAAGCCAAGATCACGATTAGCCCACAACAGGCGCTCCCAATCACTCTGAAACGTGGGGACCAGACTATCTCCACGACACTCACGCCCGACATTTATGGTCCGAGCCGGGCCGGAGAAGCTGGTCTTGAGCCTGCTGCCGGAATCACAGTAGAGGCGATGGAAGAGAACATGCCTGCGTATAAGGCTGGCATCCGCAAGGGAGACGAGATACTCGCGATCAACGGGACCGCGCTGCACTCAATTGGAGAGTTGACTCACTACCTGCAGCAGGACAAAGGCAAGCCGGTTGAGATGACCGTTTTGCACGATGGCAAGCCGAACAAATACCAAATGACTCCAGTGCTCGCTCCAAATGGGGAAGGCGCACAACGCTACCGGATAGGATTTTCGCCCGGAGTGCGGCAGCACATTGACAGGCTGACGTTCGTGCAAGCACTGAACCGATCGATCGAGACGAACAAGAAGTATGCATTCTTGCTGGTTGAACTCGTCGAGAAGATGGTGCAGCGCAAGGTCTCTGTAAAAATGATGAGCGGGCCTATCGATATCGCGAAGGTATCGGGCGAAGCCGCTCGCGAGCCCGGATGGACTCCGCTTCTTCTTCTGATGGCTGGTATCAGTCTCAATCTCGGAATCTTCAACCTGTTTCCGATTCCGATCCTCGACGGCGGCGTGATCCTGCTCTTGCTCATCGAGGGCTTGATGCGGCGCGACATCAGTTTGCACATCAAGGAACGAATCTATCAAGCTGCGTTCGTCTTCCTGGTCCTGTTCGCCGCGATGGTGATCTTCAACGACATCACGAAAACGCTTCCCGGATTATCAAAACTGCTCCCGTAG